A genome region from Triticum aestivum cultivar Chinese Spring chromosome 2B, IWGSC CS RefSeq v2.1, whole genome shotgun sequence includes the following:
- the LOC123046245 gene encoding polyprenol reductase 1: METGNGPALQPLLCLAWLAATLPILAAALPIPAAAGGRFLHSLLAAFSSRGKTVRPSSSSSSSSKAKFTVPQKYFLHFYVVGVAVTTSLLLAICFYAYMKMTPLLPEPSSYSTIASHLIGSNSFSFGSVLSRTMEHKYRVWRTVFVLLLMEIQVLRRLYETENVFHYSPSARMHIVGYLTGLFYYTAAPLSLASSCLPEAIDFIRGQIVEFIVKGRARMPDLVIDSPSLLKPLLKLGWCQWIGAIIFLWGSLHQIRCHAILGSLRENKDSDEYVIPCGDWFSRVSCPHYLAELVIYLGMLMASGGSDISVWFLFIFVITNLSFAAVQTHRWYLQKFEDYPRSRYAIIPFVL, encoded by the exons ATGGAGACGGGGAACGGGCCCGCCCTCCAGCCTCTGCTGTGCCTCGCCTGGCTCGCCGCCACGCTCCCCAtcctcgccgccgcgctccccaTCCCCGCGGCCGCCGGCGGCCGCTTTCTACACAGCCTCCTCGCGGCCTTCTCCTCCCGCGGCAAGACCGTcaggccgtcctcctcctcctcctcttcctccaagGCG AAGTTCACAGTTCCACAGAAGTACTTCTTGCATTTCTATGTGGTGGGAGTGGCGGTGACAACAAGCTTGCTGCTTGCAATATGCTTCTATGCATATATGAAAATGACACCGCTGTTGCCAGAGCCATCGAGTTACTCCACAATCGCTAGCCATCTTATTGGGTCAAATTCGTTCTCTTTTGGGAGTGTCCTGTCGCGCACCATGGAACACAAGTATCGTGTCTGGCGGACTGTCTTTGTACTTCTATTGATGGAAATTCAGGTGCTGAGACGCCTGTATGAGACTGAAAATGTGTTTCACTACAGCCCATCAGCTCGGATGCACATTGTAGGATATCTGACGGGTCTATT CTATTACACGGCTGCACCATTATCTCTCGCTAGCTCTTGTCTTCCTGAAGCAATAGATTTTATCCGAGGTCAAATAGTTGAGTTCATAGTAAAAGGTCGTGCAAGAATGCCAGACCTAGTCATTGATTCACCCTCTCTCCTAAAGCCTCTTTTAAAGTTGGGGTGGTGCCAGTGGATAGGTGCTATTATATTCCTTTGGGGATCCCTCCATCAGATCCGTTGTCATGCAATTCTT GGATCGTTGCGCGAAAATAAAGATTCTGATGAATATGTTATTCCTTGCGGTGACTGGTTTAGTCGTGTGTCTTGCCCTCATTACCTTGCTGAACTA GTTATATATTTGGGCATGTTGATGGCTAGTGGCGGATCAGACATTTCAGTGTGGTTCCTGTTCATTTTTGTG ATAACAAACTTGTCATTTGCAGCAGTACAAACTCATAGGTGGTACCTCCAAAAGTTTGAAGACTACCCCCGCTCTCGCTATGCTATCATTCCATTTGTATTGTAA